Proteins encoded by one window of Candidatus Nezhaarchaeota archaeon:
- a CDS encoding DNA topoisomerase VI subunit B, which produces MKGFTHLSVSDWFYRNRYIAGFTNPARSLYQAVRELVENSLDACEAAGNLPHITVDLKLISGRGAPKIYKLTVSDNGTGIPPQYVPQAFCTVLFGSKFELKQQRGLFGLGVKMAVLYSQITTGRPVEVTTCYDGCTEYHFTLQMDLKNNKPIVLSNRAQKLKEPRRGTTVKICLVGDYDRRLGSKSTGDYIREYLKLTTVANPHATILFSDPYDAVYTFERSVEKLPPLPREAVPHPHGVDVEMLKRMIESSRSTSLQTFLSKNFDRVGPKKALEFLKWAGFNPNKDVKKLTADEIVKLVNALKAYEKFLPPSPDVLSPIGAEELKAAISRLFNPEFVKTVTRQPKSYSGYPFQVEAGIAYGGPIIEGLCRGEGDFRLLFRFANKIPLLFDERGDVCRKVVESMDWKQYKVDDTTPIAIFIHVCSTRIPYKTAGKEMIADVEEIEEEIRFALMECARELRRYIYRKMKGIKEEERLNLLKAYIAEIADNLVRVVKEDRQKLVELMWMVVTKRVKSK; this is translated from the coding sequence TTGAAGGGCTTCACCCACCTTTCAGTGTCAGATTGGTTCTACAGGAATAGGTACATAGCGGGCTTCACTAATCCAGCTAGATCATTATATCAAGCTGTGAGAGAGCTGGTCGAGAATAGTCTTGATGCTTGTGAGGCTGCTGGGAATCTACCACACATAACCGTCGATCTAAAGCTCATAAGTGGGAGGGGGGCACCTAAGATCTACAAGCTGACTGTTTCAGATAATGGAACCGGAATACCACCTCAATACGTTCCCCAGGCATTCTGCACAGTGCTATTTGGAAGCAAGTTTGAACTTAAACAGCAGAGGGGTCTCTTCGGTCTTGGAGTGAAAATGGCGGTTCTATACAGTCAGATAACAACGGGCAGACCGGTGGAGGTCACAACTTGCTATGACGGCTGTACAGAGTACCACTTCACTCTACAAATGGACCTAAAGAACAATAAGCCCATAGTCCTATCAAATAGAGCACAAAAACTTAAAGAACCGCGAAGAGGGACCACTGTAAAGATATGCCTAGTAGGGGATTATGATCGTAGATTAGGCTCGAAATCCACGGGAGACTACATTAGAGAGTACCTAAAACTTACAACTGTTGCCAACCCACATGCGACAATACTTTTCTCCGACCCCTATGACGCTGTGTATACGTTTGAGAGATCAGTAGAGAAGCTACCTCCATTGCCAAGAGAGGCTGTACCTCATCCTCACGGTGTCGATGTCGAGATGCTTAAGAGGATGATAGAGAGCAGTAGGAGTACATCACTTCAAACATTTCTGTCAAAGAATTTTGATCGTGTGGGACCAAAAAAGGCGCTAGAATTTTTGAAGTGGGCTGGCTTTAACCCTAACAAGGACGTTAAGAAATTAACGGCTGATGAGATAGTTAAACTCGTTAATGCCCTCAAGGCCTATGAGAAGTTTTTACCACCATCACCAGACGTATTGAGTCCAATAGGTGCTGAAGAGCTTAAAGCAGCAATAAGCAGGCTCTTCAATCCCGAATTTGTTAAGACTGTCACCAGACAACCCAAGTCTTACTCCGGATATCCATTCCAGGTAGAGGCTGGTATTGCATATGGAGGTCCTATCATAGAGGGTTTATGTAGGGGGGAGGGGGACTTTAGGCTCCTCTTCAGATTTGCGAATAAAATACCTCTACTCTTTGATGAGAGGGGGGACGTCTGTAGAAAGGTTGTAGAAAGCATGGACTGGAAACAATATAAAGTTGACGACACGACACCGATAGCCATTTTCATACATGTATGCTCAACTAGGATACCATACAAGACTGCTGGTAAGGAGATGATAGCTGACGTCGAAGAGATAGAGGAGGAGATAAGGTTTGCACTTATGGAGTGTGCTCGAGAGCTTCGAAGGTACATATACAGAAAGATGAAAGGGATAAAGGAAGAGGAGAGGCTTAACCTCCTTAAAGCATACATAGCTGAAATAGCTGATAACCTTGTTCGAGTCGTAAAAGAGGATAGACAAAAACTTGTAGAGCTAATGTGGATGGTGGTGACCAAACGTGTCAAGTCAAAGTGA
- a CDS encoding DNA topoisomerase IV subunit A, producing the protein MSSQSDYGGREWISEKIAQLLEKSVLKPLKAEKVPYFELLSRTKDNVFIDEEIQVIRLGNKKIKRRLSNIDEAKTFMRTVLIAAIIYEAIKNNKYPTIRDIFYDAKHTIPGTDIDTVDVQAESDNIIEDLEVMLGASREEMGLQTDVKCKVVGFMRVKSGRDIIDCSRQGEGGAYSPPTNVDRLEILDVSAEYVLVVEKDAVFNTLNMERYWEKNRCILITAGGQPDRPARRLIKRLNEELGLPVYVLTDADPYGFYIYSVYRIGSITLSHESVRLACPRARFIGVSVSDIYEYNLPKNVIIKAKEADIKRAIELKSYPWFQSQAWQRELDLFLERKEKAEIEAFSSKSLGFLEEKYLPEKIKSGHYIM; encoded by the coding sequence GTGTCAAGTCAAAGTGACTACGGAGGAAGAGAGTGGATATCGGAGAAGATAGCTCAATTGCTCGAGAAATCAGTTTTAAAGCCCCTAAAAGCCGAGAAAGTGCCCTACTTTGAGCTGTTATCTAGAACCAAAGATAACGTCTTCATAGATGAGGAGATCCAAGTCATAAGGCTCGGTAACAAGAAGATTAAGAGGAGGCTTAGTAACATCGACGAAGCTAAGACTTTCATGAGGACGGTCCTGATAGCAGCAATAATATATGAAGCTATAAAGAACAATAAGTACCCAACGATAAGGGATATATTTTATGACGCGAAACACACCATACCTGGCACCGACATAGACACAGTTGATGTCCAAGCAGAATCCGACAACATAATAGAGGACTTGGAAGTAATGTTGGGGGCAAGTAGGGAGGAGATGGGCCTTCAAACTGACGTCAAGTGCAAGGTCGTTGGCTTCATGCGAGTTAAGAGTGGGCGCGACATAATAGATTGTTCACGTCAAGGTGAGGGTGGAGCCTACAGCCCACCAACTAACGTCGATAGGCTTGAGATACTCGACGTCAGCGCAGAGTATGTCTTGGTTGTCGAGAAGGATGCCGTCTTCAATACCTTGAACATGGAGAGGTATTGGGAGAAAAATAGGTGCATACTCATCACAGCTGGTGGGCAACCAGACAGACCAGCTAGAAGGCTCATTAAGAGGCTTAATGAGGAGCTTGGACTGCCAGTTTACGTGTTAACTGATGCCGACCCTTATGGATTCTACATATATAGCGTCTACAGGATAGGCTCAATAACGCTGTCTCATGAGAGCGTAAGGTTAGCCTGCCCAAGAGCAAGGTTCATAGGTGTTTCAGTCAGTGACATATATGAATACAACCTACCTAAGAACGTGATAATTAAGGCCAAGGAGGCGGACATAAAGAGAGCCATAGAGTTAAAGAGCTATCCATGGTTTCAGTCCCAAGCATGGCAGAGAGAACTTGATCTGTTCTTAGAGAGAAAGGAGAAAGCTGAGATAGAGGCATTCAGCTCAAAGAGCCTAGGTTTCCTAGAGGAAAAATATCTCCCTGAAAAAATCAAGAGTGGACACTACATTATGTAG
- the lysS gene encoding lysine--tRNA ligase: MKEHWLDEFVVEVLGKSKEHVVASGTSISGSAHIGNIADPLYAHALVEEIRRRGGKAEALWIADDMDPLDSVPPPIPSDFNKYLGMPYVDTPDPYQCCQSWAEHFTKEFLSAIEELGLEVKYLSGAVMYRDGTYLPWIRISLEKAATIRDILLKVSGISKQGDWLPYMPVCEGCGKIGTTYAYNFQGDKVLYKCNIDAGYAKGCGYQGECNIKDGRGKLQWRVEWAARWAALGVTIEPFGKEHAAAGGSYDTSKLIVKEVFGKEPPIPLTYEHVMISGKKMSKSKGNVFTPSQWFEVAPPQVLKFFLFRVHPMRHKDFRVEDLPNLVDEYERAERIYYGFETLKDPKLTALAKRNYELSQIGKPDPVMPIQLPYDFTVVLVQLYPDIKVERLLEILKLTGHLWREPTQRDVERLLTRLKHASNWTKKYAPESVKIRLLDDSSTISTMLSEKQKEALIKAAELLLEREWNLNELNNKFFELSRSMGLPPSDFFEAAYLALLGKKSGPRLVNFVAAIGRDKVAKFFLSAARK; the protein is encoded by the coding sequence TTGAAGGAGCATTGGCTCGACGAGTTTGTGGTTGAGGTCCTAGGTAAATCCAAGGAGCATGTAGTGGCTAGCGGGACATCGATCTCAGGCTCAGCACACATTGGGAACATAGCTGACCCCCTCTACGCGCATGCACTTGTAGAGGAGATAAGGCGAAGGGGTGGGAAAGCTGAAGCTCTATGGATTGCCGATGACATGGACCCTCTCGATAGCGTGCCCCCACCAATACCAAGTGACTTTAATAAGTACCTAGGCATGCCTTACGTTGACACTCCCGACCCCTATCAATGCTGCCAAAGCTGGGCAGAGCACTTCACGAAGGAGTTCTTAAGTGCTATTGAGGAATTGGGTCTTGAGGTTAAGTATCTATCGGGTGCGGTAATGTATCGTGATGGAACCTACCTACCGTGGATAAGGATCTCCTTAGAGAAGGCTGCCACCATAAGGGACATACTGTTGAAGGTTAGTGGCATCTCAAAACAAGGCGACTGGCTTCCATATATGCCTGTATGCGAGGGATGCGGCAAAATAGGAACTACATACGCCTATAACTTTCAGGGCGATAAGGTCCTCTACAAGTGCAATATTGATGCTGGCTACGCTAAGGGATGTGGATACCAAGGAGAGTGCAACATTAAGGATGGTAGGGGGAAGTTACAGTGGAGGGTTGAGTGGGCCGCTCGATGGGCCGCTCTAGGAGTTACGATAGAACCATTTGGTAAGGAGCATGCGGCAGCTGGAGGGTCATACGATACGAGCAAGTTGATAGTTAAGGAAGTCTTTGGTAAAGAACCTCCAATACCACTAACCTATGAGCACGTTATGATTAGTGGTAAGAAGATGTCTAAGTCAAAGGGCAATGTTTTCACACCGTCACAATGGTTTGAAGTGGCTCCACCTCAAGTCTTAAAATTCTTTCTTTTCAGAGTGCATCCGATGAGACACAAGGACTTTAGGGTTGAGGATCTACCAAATCTTGTAGATGAGTATGAGAGAGCTGAGAGGATATATTATGGCTTTGAGACACTTAAAGACCCAAAGCTGACGGCTTTAGCTAAAAGGAACTATGAACTATCTCAAATAGGTAAACCAGACCCCGTAATGCCAATACAATTACCATACGACTTCACGGTCGTCTTAGTGCAACTATACCCCGACATAAAGGTTGAAAGGCTGCTTGAAATACTGAAGTTGACGGGTCATTTATGGAGAGAGCCGACGCAAAGAGACGTTGAGAGATTATTAACGAGATTGAAGCATGCATCTAACTGGACTAAAAAGTATGCACCGGAGAGTGTTAAGATAAGGCTTCTAGATGATTCATCAACTATAAGCACCATGCTCTCAGAGAAGCAAAAGGAAGCTTTGATTAAAGCTGCTGAACTGCTACTTGAAAGAGAATGGAATTTAAACGAACTAAACAACAAGTTCTTTGAATTATCAAGATCTATGGGCCTACCCCCCTCTGACTTCTTTGAAGCTGCGTATTTAGCACTACTAGGAAAGAAATCTGGTCCTAGACTTGTGAACTTTGTTGCTGCGATAGGAAGAGATAAGGTAGCCAAGTTCTTCCTTAGTGCTGCGAGAAAGTAA
- a CDS encoding sodium-translocating pyrophosphatase, which yields MYWLAIIASFAALLIAAVLVASIIFKPKGAGRMIEIYEAIKQGAKAYLNRQYKTLLVFIALLSLVFAIAVDYSFFASGRYSSYFPYTGLSFLVGSLLSALAGYVGMRVAVECNVRTAYAASSGLRAALSMSFKGGLVMGLCMVGFALLGVTLFYQLYGTNPFLFAGFGFGGSLVALFARIGGGIYTKSADVGADLVGKIEAGIPEDDPRNPAVIADAVGDNVGDVAGMAADIFETYAVTLIGAMLLGWPLFKQYGNIAFLEYPLILGAIAIFATLLGSLVVRVRDGGDPTSAIFRGIAVTALLAIIGFLYATWQLFRSFELFYAAMIGVVIVVLLAVFTIYYTSYNYSPTKSIAEAAQAGPAINIIRGLANGLESTFLPILVIALGVIGAYWLAGGGAGNIAMGMYGVAIAVMAMLSIAGIIVSVDAYGPIVDNAGGIIEMAGLEPKAREVTDVLDAVGNTTKALTKTFAIGSAGLAALSLLLAYIEEIAHFMKIELSDLVIRLSLVQPGVVLGLLLGSGLVFLFAALCMKAVGKGAFSMVSEVRRQFKEIPGIMEGKAKPDYAKCVDIATRTALKGMALPGALVVLSPIIIGFIFGPYALAGLLIGSIVAGLALALMMANGGAAWDNAKKYIETGAFGGKRSPAHAAAVVGDTVGDPCKDTAGPAINPMIKAINMISIIFAGLILMAAMLSI from the coding sequence GTGTACTGGCTTGCCATTATAGCTTCCTTTGCAGCTTTGCTTATCGCAGCTGTCTTAGTAGCTTCAATAATATTTAAGCCCAAGGGCGCTGGGCGCATGATTGAAATCTACGAAGCCATCAAACAAGGAGCTAAAGCCTACTTAAATCGACAGTACAAGACACTCTTAGTCTTCATAGCTCTGCTTTCCTTAGTGTTCGCTATAGCTGTGGACTATAGCTTCTTTGCCTCGGGACGATACTCATCTTACTTTCCATACACCGGCCTATCCTTCCTAGTTGGTTCCCTACTTTCAGCTCTGGCTGGCTACGTAGGAATGAGAGTTGCTGTGGAGTGCAACGTTAGAACTGCCTATGCAGCCAGCAGTGGCTTGAGGGCAGCCTTAAGCATGTCGTTCAAAGGTGGACTGGTCATGGGCTTATGCATGGTTGGCTTTGCATTACTGGGAGTTACATTGTTTTATCAACTCTATGGCACGAACCCCTTCCTATTTGCTGGCTTCGGCTTTGGTGGCAGTCTCGTAGCACTTTTTGCTAGAATTGGCGGAGGCATATACACTAAGTCAGCTGACGTAGGAGCAGATCTAGTAGGCAAGATCGAGGCTGGGATACCTGAAGATGACCCTCGAAACCCTGCGGTAATAGCTGATGCTGTTGGAGACAACGTTGGCGATGTAGCTGGAATGGCAGCCGACATCTTTGAAACTTACGCCGTCACTTTGATAGGTGCAATGTTGCTAGGCTGGCCCCTCTTTAAGCAGTACGGTAATATCGCTTTTCTAGAATATCCACTAATCCTAGGTGCTATAGCCATCTTCGCCACATTACTTGGCTCCCTAGTAGTAAGGGTTAGGGATGGAGGTGACCCTACATCAGCCATATTTAGAGGAATAGCTGTTACCGCACTGCTAGCAATCATAGGTTTCCTCTATGCTACATGGCAGCTGTTCCGCTCCTTCGAGTTATTCTATGCAGCTATGATAGGTGTAGTTATAGTCGTGCTACTTGCAGTATTCACAATTTACTACACTTCATACAACTACTCGCCCACTAAGTCGATAGCTGAGGCAGCTCAAGCTGGACCAGCCATTAACATCATAAGAGGTCTAGCCAACGGCCTTGAGAGCACCTTTCTCCCAATACTGGTCATAGCGCTGGGCGTAATTGGGGCTTACTGGCTTGCTGGAGGGGGTGCCGGCAACATTGCCATGGGGATGTATGGGGTGGCCATAGCAGTCATGGCTATGCTCTCCATAGCCGGGATCATAGTCTCAGTAGATGCTTACGGTCCCATAGTCGACAATGCTGGTGGCATCATCGAAATGGCCGGTCTAGAACCCAAGGCTAGGGAAGTAACTGATGTGCTTGATGCTGTTGGAAACACGACCAAGGCATTAACAAAGACATTCGCTATAGGTAGTGCAGGTTTAGCAGCATTATCACTCTTACTGGCCTATATTGAGGAAATAGCACACTTCATGAAGATAGAGCTAAGCGATCTGGTAATTAGACTATCACTTGTCCAACCGGGTGTAGTTTTAGGTCTTTTGCTTGGAAGTGGCTTAGTATTCCTATTTGCAGCTCTCTGCATGAAGGCAGTGGGTAAGGGGGCCTTCAGTATGGTGTCCGAGGTCAGAAGACAATTTAAGGAGATACCTGGCATCATGGAGGGTAAGGCTAAACCCGATTACGCTAAGTGCGTAGACATAGCCACTCGCACCGCGTTAAAAGGCATGGCTTTACCGGGGGCTTTAGTGGTCCTAAGTCCGATAATCATAGGCTTCATATTCGGTCCCTACGCCCTCGCGGGTCTTTTGATAGGAAGCATCGTCGCAGGCTTGGCGCTTGCCCTAATGATGGCTAACGGAGGAGCTGCATGGGACAATGCAAAGAAGTACATTGAAACTGGTGCCTTTGGAGGAAAGCGCTCACCTGCTCATGCTGCTGCGGTCGTAGGGGACACTGTTGGAGATCCCTGCAAGGACACAGCTGGTCCAGCTATAAATCCAATGATAAAGGCCATAAACATGATCTCAATAATCTTCGCAGGCCTCATACTCATGGCAGCCATGCTATCCATATAA
- a CDS encoding TRAM domain-containing protein, translating into MRTRGGRGRLPKPVVLGQEYEVDITEVSRRGDGLARIQGFIIFVPGTQKGDKVRIRITKIGRSYAIGEVVE; encoded by the coding sequence ATGAGGACTAGAGGTGGTAGAGGTAGACTACCTAAGCCAGTGGTTTTAGGGCAAGAGTACGAGGTGGACATAACCGAAGTAAGTAGGCGAGGCGATGGATTAGCTAGGATTCAAGGTTTCATCATATTCGTTCCTGGCACGCAAAAAGGAGACAAAGTAAGGATTAGAATAACGAAAATAGGCAGAAGCTATGCGATAGGAGAGGTAGTTGAGTAG
- a CDS encoding tetrahydromethanopterin S-methyltransferase subunit H, with the protein MFKFKVQQKVLDVAGIKVGGSRDENPPVLIGSIFYHKHKIVKDENKGEFDKEEAERLIKSQEEVSDKTKIPCMVDVVAQSPEAMVKYIDFVSKVSNKPLLIDTSIAQVMRTAFSYAKEVGLLDRVIFNSLTYRSKDEELNILKEYEVKSAILLLYTSRVMDVNARLEALKELLIKSEKVGIRSPLIDTFVIDIPSLSAALRTIIHIKSTLGLPCGCGAHNAISVMRRKFKEAYGEEGLISAETASNIAPIVLSADFVLYGPIEACKIAFPAAYVITTSYRYLAKKKELMIEL; encoded by the coding sequence ATGTTTAAGTTTAAGGTTCAACAGAAAGTACTTGATGTTGCTGGGATTAAGGTTGGCGGTTCAAGAGATGAAAACCCCCCGGTTCTCATAGGTTCAATATTTTACCATAAACACAAGATAGTTAAGGATGAGAATAAGGGGGAATTCGATAAAGAGGAAGCTGAGAGACTAATAAAGTCTCAAGAGGAGGTCTCGGACAAAACGAAGATCCCATGCATGGTCGATGTTGTTGCTCAATCCCCTGAAGCCATGGTAAAGTACATCGATTTCGTCTCTAAAGTTTCCAATAAGCCACTCTTGATTGATACATCCATCGCACAAGTGATGAGGACCGCATTTAGTTACGCTAAAGAAGTCGGTTTGTTGGACAGGGTCATCTTTAACTCGCTGACGTACAGATCTAAGGATGAGGAGCTCAACATCCTCAAAGAATATGAAGTCAAGTCAGCAATACTCCTCCTCTATACCAGCAGGGTAATGGACGTAAATGCTCGCTTGGAAGCTTTAAAAGAGTTACTTATCAAATCCGAAAAGGTGGGTATAAGGTCCCCACTGATAGACACCTTTGTGATAGACATACCAAGCCTCTCAGCCGCTTTAAGAACCATAATTCACATAAAGTCTACACTTGGCCTTCCCTGTGGTTGCGGCGCGCATAATGCCATTTCAGTGATGAGGAGGAAGTTCAAGGAGGCTTATGGAGAGGAGGGGCTAATCTCTGCTGAAACGGCATCGAACATAGCCCCAATAGTTCTATCAGCAGACTTCGTGCTCTATGGACCTATAGAGGCATGCAAAATCGCCTTTCCAGCCGCATATGTGATAACCACGTCATATAGATATCTTGCCAAAAAGAAAGAGCTAATGATAGAACTTTAG
- a CDS encoding cobalamin-dependent protein (Presence of a B(12) (cobalamin)-binding domain implies dependence on cobalamin itself, in one of its several forms, or in some unusual lineages, dependence on a cobalamin-like analog.), with the protein MSSREELVRSIIDLDEKKAIELARARLDAGEDPLIILENLKVASEKVGEKFESGEFFVADLVMAGEIMKAVSGLARSRLMELGKPRKVIGKVVIGTVEGDIHDIGKDIVVTMAEAAGFEVIDLGVDVLPQKFVEAIKQHNPDIVGLSGLLTLAIDSMKRTVDAIRDAELRSKVKIIIGGGRVDQYACEYVGADAWTNDASQGVKIMLKWIKEKGGE; encoded by the coding sequence ATGTCTTCTCGAGAAGAACTTGTGAGGAGCATAATAGATCTCGACGAGAAAAAAGCTATTGAGCTAGCTAGAGCTAGACTCGATGCAGGGGAAGATCCGTTAATAATCCTTGAGAACTTAAAGGTGGCTTCTGAAAAGGTCGGCGAGAAATTTGAAAGTGGAGAGTTCTTTGTCGCTGACCTGGTTATGGCAGGAGAGATAATGAAGGCGGTATCGGGGCTAGCAAGGTCAAGGTTAATGGAACTGGGTAAACCTAGGAAGGTCATCGGGAAGGTTGTCATTGGGACGGTTGAAGGGGATATACACGACATAGGCAAGGACATTGTCGTGACCATGGCTGAGGCAGCTGGCTTCGAAGTAATAGATTTGGGAGTTGATGTACTTCCACAAAAGTTTGTTGAAGCAATAAAGCAGCATAACCCCGACATAGTCGGGCTATCTGGACTGTTAACCCTGGCTATAGATTCGATGAAGAGGACGGTAGATGCAATAAGGGATGCAGAGTTAAGGAGTAAGGTGAAGATAATAATTGGTGGTGGGAGGGTGGACCAGTATGCATGTGAGTACGTAGGTGCAGATGCTTGGACAAATGATGCTTCGCAAGGAGTTAAGATAATGCTAAAATGGATTAAAGAGAAGGGAGGTGAATAA
- a CDS encoding RsmB/NOP family class I SAM-dependent RNA methyltransferase: MSSSLHHANELKRIAVEALKIIERYDTSLHKAYFKALQDLGLKPSKLSYNFLYDLVMNYYKVQYAFMERRGRPGRPKEIVEMYESGVYLNVAMPKSPLKRLSVEASFPYWLVLRLSKHLSFDVLEPMLKALNQRRVWLLCLTKPEKVVERLADEGVEARVDGDLNYMVEVVKSNKPPSRLGPVRDRLAIPVDKASSLVVEALRAQGYEVLDACAAPGIKSSLLILRGSPLVIAIDKSKTRIKEAVKLLNLFGVRDKVLLVLADSRKPPIARSFAKALLDVPCSGTGTIGDDPSVKIRLSKPNKIKMYHKIQVKLLNSISRIADEILYASCSILPDEGELVVDECDIDVEKLEVSSMSDCYQGFKCSGKARRTLPHIHKCSAFFIALCRGKTR; the protein is encoded by the coding sequence GTGTCAAGCTCGCTACACCACGCCAATGAACTCAAGCGCATAGCCGTCGAGGCCCTCAAGATAATTGAACGGTATGATACTAGCTTGCATAAGGCGTACTTTAAAGCCCTTCAGGATTTAGGGCTTAAGCCCAGCAAACTTTCATATAACTTCCTCTACGACCTTGTAATGAACTATTACAAAGTTCAGTACGCCTTCATGGAAAGACGTGGTAGACCTGGTAGGCCTAAAGAGATAGTGGAGATGTACGAGTCTGGCGTATACCTCAATGTCGCCATGCCAAAGAGCCCCCTGAAGAGATTATCGGTTGAAGCATCATTCCCATACTGGCTTGTTCTAAGGTTGTCAAAGCATCTTAGCTTTGACGTTCTCGAACCCATGCTCAAGGCATTAAATCAACGTAGAGTATGGCTCCTATGTCTCACTAAGCCTGAAAAGGTTGTTGAGAGGCTAGCAGATGAGGGCGTTGAGGCAAGGGTTGATGGCGATCTAAACTACATGGTTGAAGTGGTTAAGTCGAACAAGCCGCCCTCAAGATTGGGACCTGTTAGGGACCGCTTAGCTATACCGGTGGATAAGGCCTCCTCACTAGTAGTTGAGGCTCTAAGAGCTCAAGGATATGAGGTGCTTGACGCTTGCGCTGCCCCTGGGATCAAGTCCTCACTCCTAATCCTAAGAGGATCCCCATTAGTAATTGCGATAGATAAGTCTAAGACTAGGATAAAGGAGGCGGTTAAACTACTGAACTTGTTTGGTGTCAGGGATAAGGTGCTATTAGTGCTAGCCGACTCTCGTAAACCCCCCATAGCTCGATCATTCGCGAAGGCGTTACTCGACGTGCCATGTAGTGGTACTGGCACTATAGGTGACGATCCGAGCGTAAAGATAAGGCTCTCAAAGCCCAATAAGATCAAGATGTATCACAAGATCCAGGTCAAACTCTTAAATTCCATATCTAGGATCGCGGATGAGATCTTGTATGCCTCCTGCAGCATCTTGCCGGATGAAGGTGAACTAGTTGTGGACGAATGTGACATTGATGTTGAGAAACTTGAAGTTTCATCCATGAGCGATTGTTACCAAGGATTCAAGTGTAGTGGAAAAGCTAGAAGGACCTTGCCTCACATTCATAAGTGCTCAGCATTTTTTATAGCTCTGTGTAGAGGTAAGACTCGTTGA